AACCTCAGAGATCTTTCTATATGAGAGCATACTTATGCATATATAGCATTCTACACACACTAATACTTGCTTTTCttgtgggttttttggtttgttttagacaggggtctcattctgtcacccatgctggtgcagtggtgtgatcacagcttactgcagcctcaacatcccaggcttcagtgatcctcccaccttagcctcccaagtagctggggctacagatgtttgccaccccacctggctaatttttttttaatttttagtaaagacaaggttttgccatattgcccaggccggtcttgaacgcctgggctcaagggatccacctgccttggcctcccaaagtgctaggattacaagtgtgagttaCTGCACCTGGTCCATATTTACTTTGACTTAGATGTTTTGGGAGTACAGTAGTGATCTTTATATAGCTTGTAATTCAAAATATGCAGAATTTATAAAGAGCATtaaaatatcagataaaatatttttagttaagaTTAATAGATAGCTTATTGCAaattatgtatacacatgtaaaaataATTGTGTATCATAAATCAGTGCTGTTTAAatgatggaattttaaaatgtagaattgaTCACCTGCCACCTCTGATTTTTCATATAGCATAGAGAGAGTTCATCTTCATCTGGCCAGTCACTCTACTTTGTGTCTCAGTCAGTGGTTCTTTTtgcgtttttgtttgtttgagacaagtttcactttgtctcccaggctggagagcagtggcatcattatagctcactgcattgtcaaactcttgagttcaagcacccagctaatttttattttatttttagtagagatggaatctcgctgtgttgcccaggctggtcttgaactcctgccctctagcagtcctccagcctcagtggTTCTTAACATATAGATCACAATGTCCTTTGACAATATGAAGAAGGATATGATTCCCTTCAGAAAAATGCCTAGTGCTCTGCTCCagcattttatataataattgacctggctttttaaaattgcaCAGTGTAAATTAGTGTTTCTTGAATGAAATTCGTAAGGGTTTCTTTCATCCGTTTACTAAGCTTTTATTTATAGAGGTCAGGGAACTAAAGGTTATCTGATAACATCCTTACTTCCTAGGTAAGGCTGAAAACCTAAGATAATTTAGTAACTTTGCACAAAGTCGCTCATAAGCATGAAAATTGAACTTAGCACATCTACTAATATGAAACCAAACCAGGCTAATCAGAGTGTTGGGTATTTACTGCAAATACCGGCCAAGTCAGTCGATCCTGCTTATCTGGGAATTCACCTactgtttccattcctttcactgatgacatttcttttttcttgagatggcgtctcgctttgtcacccaggctggagtggagtggcatgatcttggctcactgcaacctccgcctcccgggttcaagcagttctcctgcctcagcctcccaagtagctgggattataggcatgtgccaacacgcccagctactttttgtatttttagtagcgatggggtttcatcatgttggccaggctcgaattcttgacctcaagcccacctctgcctccccccCAAAAggggtgggattataggcatgagctactatgcccagTCCACTGATGGATGACATTTCTAATAAGTGGCAAATAGTATTCTGCTTATTGTGGAAGGGTAGTAACAAACCATCCTATTAAATGGATGTGTTATATTTATTCTGCATTCTCTTCCCTCAACAGATGGAGCAGCATATTGTATGGGACGTATGAATTCTGACTGTTGGTATGTTTAATGCAATTTTGTGGATTTTTGTTGTCCTATGTAAGATTTAAACTGCCAATTGTCATTTTTAggaactatttttaatttttatttaggtACTTATATACTCTGGATTTCCCAGAGAGTCGGGTAATCAGTCAGCCAGATCAAACCTTGGAAATTCTGATGAGTGAGCTTGACCCAGCAGTTATGGACCAGTTCTACATGAAAGATGGTGTTACTGCAAAGGATGTCACTCGTGTAAGCATTTTTAGTAATAATTGTTGCTGGACTCTTCTGCGTGGggactaaattttatttttcattctgtaacttttaagttcagggaaacaagtgcaagtttgttacataggtaaacttgtgtcatgggggtttgtcgtACACAGTATTTTGTCACCCAagtgttaagcctagtacccattagttatttttcctggtcctctcccttctcccaccctgggACTAAATTTTGGACTCATTTGAAGTTTATTTGTCAAACCCTTGTTAAACTCGGTCTTTTTCCCCCCCAGGAGAGTGGAATTCGTGACCTGATACCAGGTTCTGTCATTGATGCCACAATGTTCAATCCTTGTGGGTATTcgatgaatggaatgaaatcggatgtgAGTAGTTATATATTGcttcaataattatttaaatgtgtaATAGTCTTTCCATTCTTAACACTGTGAACTTTTTCTCTCAGGGAACTTATTGGACTATTCACATCACTCCAGAACCAGAATTTTCTTATGTTAGCTTTGAAACAAACTTAAGTCAGACCTCCTATGATGACCTGATCAGGAAAGTTGTAGAAGTCTTCAAGCCAGGAAAATTTGTGACCACCTTGTTTGTTAATcaggtaattttatattttattattaatcaggttatttgatttttaaaatcttaaaggaaATGAGACAGTGAGGCCTAAGATGTATTCTGAGATAGCACATATACCAGCCACTCAGATATCCAGAAGTAATATTGTTTGAGGTTACTGGTAGCTGAGAAGCTTTGTTTCATTAGACCTGTGTCAGTCCTTGTTTTCTGTCTAGCCAAACTGATGGGTGTTCCTCCTGTCTTGCTATTGACAGGCCTCTGGTGGGAGGAACCATAAGATGCCCTGGTCCCTCCAGCACATAAGAAGGCAGCTAAAATAACTCAGATGTCTTAGTTTCATTAAGATAAAAGTCTGTCACTTAACTGTTTTGGTTGAAAATACTTCTCTGGATTGCAAACACTAAcggttatttaattttttcccccagagttcTAAATGTCGCACAGTGCTTGCTTCGCCCCAGAAGATTGAAGGTTTTAAGCGTCTTGATTGCCAGAGTGCTATGTTCAATGATTACAATTTTGTTTTTACCAGTTTTGCTAAGAAGCAgcaacaacagcagagttgattaagaaaaatgaagaaaaaacgcAAAAAGAGAACACATGTAGAAGGTGGTGGATGCTTTCTAGATGTCGATGCTGGGGGCAGTGCTTTCCATAACCACCACTGTGTAGTTGCAGAAAGCCCTAGATGTAATGATAGTGTAATCATTTTGAATTGTATGCATTATTATATCAAGGAGTTAGATATCTTGCATGAATGCTCTCTTCTGTGTTTAGGTATTCTCTGCCACTCTTGCTGTGAAATTGAAGTGCATGTAGGAAAAACCTTTTACTATATGAAACTTTACAACACTTGTGAAAGCAACTCAATTTGGTTTATGCACAGTGTAATATTTCTCCAAGTATCATCCAAAATTCCCCACAGACAAGGCTTTCGTCCTCATTAGGTGTTGGCCTCAGCCTAACCCTCTAGGACTGTTCTATTAAATTGCTGCCAGAATTTTACATCCAGTTACCTCCACTTTCTAGAACATATTCTTTACTAATGTTATTGAAACCAATTTCTACTTCATACTGATGTTTTTGGAAACAGCAATTAAAGTTTTTCTTCCATGAGTTGAGTCCTTAAGAAAATGATTCCAGTTACTCATTTTGCATATTTGCTATTTTAACATTATTGGACCCTGCATTTATAGTCCTTTGATTTCTTCCCTCTCCCTGGTGTCTCCCCCAAGACCCCAAATAAAGCAATACACTGTTAACACTGTGGGTTTATATACTAATTCTATACCCCAGATGGGGAATGGGGGAGATGGTCCCTGGGCTTAATATTCTTTAAAGGGCATGGGAATTTAGCCTCTCTTTTATTGTAATGTGCTCTTTTGGAAAATAGTTGGTTAGCAGGGAAGACCCAGAGTTGTAGATTGAGATTAGGGTATACTGGCTGAACTGTGGAAAACATACAATTCTGTGTTCCTCAGTAAATGAGATTAGCGTCTAATGAGTAGCACCCCTTTACTAACTTAGTAGtagtataaaatcatttttatttagttaattaCCAGagagatttagcataattttgtTCTGGATTCAGTAAATCAAGTCAGCTTGGATCATTCACCGTAACTTTTCCTTTAGCAGCCATTTCCACTAGTTTCCATTAAGTAGTGTTCTATAAACTTCGATCCAAAGCAGAATCAATGTCTTTTCCATCTGGTGACTTAAAGTTCTGTGACTGTGATGCATGTGAGTGTTCCGACTTCATCTGTTCCTCTTAACTACGGTGTTTCCCTCACCATGGCATTCATAGGATGAAATGAATGACTGCCCAGAATGAGAATTTGTCCAGATTATTCAGATAAACATCATAAAGCAGAATACATTATAAATAAGTAGAATatgaataaatagaataataaaattccaaaatactCAATGGGAAATGACTAGTAATATAGGCTTTCAAGAGTTGGTACCTTTTAGCTATATTTGCAGATACTCTGGGATTTTAAGGAACTGAGAAAACAGCAAAGTtgactaaattttatatttcttgtcctctaaatattttgataatttctgGATTGATGCAGTGATGTTTTTGTTCCTTCCGTATTTATAAATGAAACACCTTTTTTTAGTGTTTCTAAACCTAAAATCTACTTGGTTTGAAATCAAGTGGTTGGAACACTGTTTGACTTTTATTTGAAGCATGTTGTTGATTGAAAATTTCATTGAGGAAGTTTTCAATCAGTGTGATCAGTTTGATTCTGTAATGAGCACAGCACGTAATATTTTGAGGAGCTCTGTTTTGAGGACCAATGCTTAAGGTGGACTTTGTTCGTAAACAATATCCCAATAGATTTGTTGACTTGaggtctggttttgttttgtttttgttttgttttttttttccaatagaaTTAAGAATTCTAATGTTGAAAAACTGCACAAATTTTTATGGGACAAAGCCTAGAAAAGAGAAATGTAGTTTGAATCATAATCTAAATCATGGTATGATAGAAGAGGGAAAGTTTTGGTGCCATAATTTCTCCTTTCACTGGTGTTGGACTTAAATCAGTTGAAATGTATTTCTGTACCACAATTTACGCTTCAATAAAAGTTTAATTGTCTAGTGAcattcagaaacttttctgttgccCTGTTTTTTAAAGTAGCCTACTTGACCAAATACTATATGTCTGAAGTTTAAAATCAATACAACAATGTGTATTTATGAGTTTGGAGTTAGACAGAAGTTTAAAAGTGTTAGGTCCCAACCTTTATTGTAGACTAGACTCTTAAAACATTGGTTGAGGATGATCAAACTCAAATAAGTTTCCTTATTTCATTCATGGTTATTTctattaagtagaaaaaaatttataaccttgatcattttctttatttttttttaatttaggatcttgttctgttgtctaggctggagtgccgtggctgTTAACAGGTGCGATCATAGCATACTGcttccttgaactcctaggctcaagcagtcttgttgcagcttcccaagtagctgggaatgcagggttctgccatcacacttggctttgtcattttctttatttggcaACATTTTAGTTCCACAGTCAAATATGTAATAAGCTGAAAAATCTtatgaaaatgtatattctgatCTTTCTCAGAATATGCTTCCGTTAGAAAATATTTCCtcaattttcattaaaaacagaTGGTGTTCctagaaaagcaaaatattacATATCTGTGCAATATGTAATTCACAAGATTCATTTGCCAAAAACAGGTGAGTGAATTTGGGGGTTCATTAGTAAGCAGTCACCAAGTTTCTGTCACAGACACATAACTGGAAATgtgatattattttattctcctgGGTGGACAATTGTGATGGATTTTTTGGGTTCCGGGCTTCAGGCTTTGCAATCTCATCTTCTTTGCCCTTCCTCTTGTCATAATGGAAGAGGTGCTGCTAATTTGGGTTCCATCCTTTCCTGCTTTCAGAGACTGTCCTGTGATTTCCTAAAACATTTCCATTAGTTTGTttgaattttctgattttcttcccTTAGGGCCCTCCACAGGCCTCTGTGCTAGTGCCTTGAATGATGGCAAGtgtccaaaaaaaattttttttctttttaagatgtttttgttctgtcacccaggttggagtgcaatggcgtgatctcggctcactgcaacctccacctcccaggttcaagtgattctcatgcctcagtcacccaagtaactgggactacagggatgtgccaccacacccgggtaatttttgtatttttagtagagacaaagtttcaccatgttggccaggctggtcttgaactcctgtcctcaagcaatacgcccacctttgcctcccagcgtgttggaattacaggcatgagccactgcacctggtcaagtGTCCAGATTCTTACTCCAAAACTGAACTTtgggctgggcgccatggctcacacctgtaatctcaaaagtttgggagtctgaggtgggaggattgcttgagcctaggagtttgaggccagtctgagcaacatagtgagaccctgtctctacaataaataaaaggaagttgaggctgtaatgagctgtgattgcaccactgtactctagcccgagcaaaagtgaaaccctgtctcaaaaacaaaaatcgtGACTTGTGCAATAGCCAGTTTTCCTGGATTCTCAATAGAACCCTATGGTGACATTTGAAACACAAAGCTAGAGGTATGTGACTTCAAGATGGTAAGAAAACCATCAAACAGACTTGTCAAGGGATGTCTGATAAATTGTTGGATATCTGGCCTAGGGGCCCAGACAATAGATTTTAGATTTGTAAACATCTTAATATggagggttttgtgtgtgtgtatgtttgagacggagtctcgctgtgtcaccaggctggagtgcagaggcgccatcttggctcactgtaacctctacctcctgggttcaagtgattctcctgcgtcaacctcctaagtagctgggataacaggcacgcaccaccacgcctggatgattttttgtaattttagtagagatggggtttcatcatgttggccaggctagtctggaactcctgacctcagatgatccgcccgcctcagccaaccacagtgcagggattacaggcatgagtcactgcgcccagttTTAACATGAAGAATTTTCAAACttacaaagtaaacaaaatggtACACTAAACCTTTGTATACAGTTTCAACAACACCATTCTAGTTAGGCATATCTGTCTACTAACTACATGCCCtttttagataaaatttatttaaattgaaatacGTAAATccagcggggcacagtggctcacgcctgtgatcccagcactttgggaggccaaggtgggtggattacctgaggtcaggagttcaagaccagcctggccaacatggtgaaaccctgtctctgctaaaaatacaaaaattagttgggagtggtggcgcatgcctgtagtcccagctactcagaaggctgaggcagaagaatcacttgaacccgggaggctgaggttgcggtgagtcgagattgccactgcactccagcttaggcgacagagtgagacttcatctcaaaaaaaaaaaaaaaatgtgtgtgtgtatatatatatatatatatatatatatatatatatatacacacacacacatctaaggTATAATTTTGGTAAGTGGTTCTCCTTTGCCCACACCTTACCAGGACAAAAGGAGCTTACTCTACCCAGGCAATTAAGCAATCTCCCACCACCACCAAGCTCAAATGTTTTCATCATAGACTAgggttcatttttatttccttccctgGAGCTTTGTAATTCTTTCAGCATAAACATTGTTGAGGTTCAACAGTCCTTATTGCTGAGTAGGACTCGattgtatgaatatactataATTTGTTAATCTGTTTTCCTGTTAGTGAACATTTTattggtttctagtttttggcaagtgtgagtaaagctgctatgaacatttgcacACAGATATTGTGACTTCTGGGCATGTAGTGGTATCTTGTGGTTTCAGTCTGCATTTCTCTGACTAATGAACATGttctcatgtgtttattggccattaaTATG
This DNA window, taken from Pan paniscus chromosome 5, NHGRI_mPanPan1-v2.0_pri, whole genome shotgun sequence, encodes the following:
- the AMD1 gene encoding S-adenosylmethionine decarboxylase proenzyme; protein product: MEAAHFFEGTEKLLEVWFSRQQPDANQGSGDLRTIPRSEWDILLKDVQCSIISVTKTDKQEAYVLSESSMFVSKRRFILKTCGTTLLLKALVPLLKLARDYSGFDSIQSFFYSRKNFMKPSHQGYPHRNFQEEIEFLNAIFPNGAAYCMGRMNSDCWYLYTLDFPESRVISQPDQTLEILMSELDPAVMDQFYMKDGVTAKDVTRESGIRDLIPGSVIDATMFNPCGYSMNGMKSDGTYWTIHITPEPEFSYVSFETNLSQTSYDDLIRKVVEVFKPGKFVTTLFVNQSSKCRTVLASPQKIEGFKRLDCQSAMFNDYNFVFTSFAKKQQQQQS